Proteins encoded in a region of the Phoenix dactylifera cultivar Barhee BC4 chromosome 3, palm_55x_up_171113_PBpolish2nd_filt_p, whole genome shotgun sequence genome:
- the LOC103702199 gene encoding NAC domain-containing protein 68-like, with amino-acid sequence MMMGTTGRRRDAEAELNLPPGFRFHPTDEELVVHYLCRKIACQCLPVPIIAEVDLYKYDPWDLPGKAFFGQKEWYFFTPRDRKYPNGSRPNRAAGRGYWKATGADKPVTPPGSGRPLGIKKALVFYHGKAPKGIKTDWIMHEYRLADTNRAANKKNSLRLDDWVLCRLYNKKNVWEKMRRQKEEEGSSGEMTDSMEAHDDTASDSFRNPESDIENEVFPDFDSLGKIGAQPYQASDGVQAMRTGTTGSFRTIERPKEDSDWFTDLNLEDLQGSLAAFGATPAMDMSNQDYYFSTIGSPYLKPSQTNMPPF; translated from the exons ATGATGATGGGAACGacagggaggagaagagatgcCGAGGCTGAGCTCAACCTGCCGCCGGGTTTCCGATTCCACCCCACCGACGAAGAGCTCGTCGTTCATTACCTCTGCCGCAAGATCGCCTGCCAGTGCCTCCCCGTTCCTATCATCGCCGAGGTCGATCTCTACAAGTACGACCCTTGGGACCTCCCAG GGAAGGCGTTTTTCGGACAGAAGGAGTGGTATTTCTTCACCCCGCGCGACCGGAAATACCCGAACGGGTCCAGGCCGAACAGGGCCGCCGGAAGGGGATACTGGAAGGCAACAGGGGCCGATAAGCCGGTCACGCCGCCTGGGAGCGGCAGGCCTCTTGGGATAAAGAAGGCTCTGGTGTTCTACCATGGAAAGGCGCCGAAAGGAATCAAGACTGATTGGATCATGCATGAGTACCGGCTCGCAGACACCAATCGAGCTGCCAACAAGAAGAATAGTCTCAGA TTGGACGACTGGGTACTTTGTCGATTGTACAACAAGAAGAACGTCTGGGAGAAGATGCGGCggcaaaaggaggaggagggatccTCCGGAGAGATGACAGACTCGATGGAGGCTCACGACGACACGGCATCGGACAGCTTCAGGAATCCAGAATCAGACATCGAGAATGAGGTGTTCCCAGACTTTGACAGCCTGGGGAAGATTGGAGCTCAGCCATATCAAGCTTCTGATGGAGTTCAAGCAATGAGAACCGGCACAACTGGTAGCTTTCGGACAATAGAGCGACCGAAAGAGGATAGCGATTGGTTTACCGACTTGAATCTAGAAGATCTGCAGGGCTCTCTAGCAGCATTTGGAGCGACGCCGGCCATGGACATGTCGAACCAAGATTACTACTTCTCGACGATCGGCTCGCCGTACCTGAAGCCGAGCCAAACCAACATGCCACCCTTCTGA
- the LOC103702197 gene encoding rhamnogalacturonan I rhamnosyltransferase 4-like isoform X1 has product MVDDARARKPLLPPRASAGGSGGGGRRMMRKWALKLGTSILLWTVIMQLTSSLHPRLTKSWPAGCFDHRGRRNATNSVLDLGRSPPSPPAIVPRRVYKSNGYLLVSCNGGLNQMRAAICDMVTVARYLNLTLVVPELDKTSFWADPSDFRDIFNVNHFINSLRDEVKIIRKLPDKFSRKISDKSGRKFRRQIFSMPPVSWSSEKYYLRQILPIVRRHKVIHFDKTDARLANNGLPIELQKLRCRVNYEALKFTPQIEALGDKLISILRRRGFFVVLHLRYEMDMLSFSGCTHGCSDEETEELTRMRYAYPWWKEKEIISEQKRLEGLCPLTPEEISLVLQALGFTRDTQIYIASGEIYGGERRLAALRAAYPKIVRKEMLLSPDELRPFQNHSTKMAALDYLVSVAGDVFIPSYDGNMAKVVEGHRRFSGFRKTILLDKRELVKLLDLLKDGKLSWNQFSSAVQEVHKNRMGQPAIRKVIPEWPKEEDYFYANPQECLAPLKESRH; this is encoded by the exons ATGGTGGACGACGCGAGGGCGAGGAAGCCCCTGCTGCCGCCCAGGGCCTCCGccggcggcagcggcggcggagggaggcGGATGATGAGGAAGTGGGCGCTGAAGTTGGGGACGAGCATCCTGTTATGGACGGTGATCATGCAGCTGACGTCGTCGTTGCATCCCCGCCTCACCAAATCCTGGCCCGCCGGCTGCTTCGACCACCGCGGCCGCCGCAACGCCACCAACTCCGTCCTCGACCTCGGCCGCTCCCCGCCGTCGCCGCCGGCGATCGTCCCCCGAA GGGTTTACAAAAGCAATGGCTATCTTCTGGTGTCATGCAATGGTGGCTTGAATCAAATGCGAGCTGCG ATCTGCGATATGGTCACTGTTGCGCGCTATCTGAATCTAACCTTGGTAGTTCCTGAACTTGATAAAACATCTTTCTGGGCTGATCCTAG TGACTTTAGGGATATATTTAATGTTAATCATTTCATTAATTCCTTGAGAGatgaagtaaagatcatcagaAAACTTCCAGACAAGTTCAGTAGAAAAATTTCAGATAAGTCTGGTAGAAAATTTCGCAGGCAAATATTCTCTATGCCTCCGGTCAGCTGGTCTAGTGAGAAATACTACTTGAGGCAG ATCTTGCCTATTGTAAGGAGGCACAAGGTGATCCATTTTGATAAAACGGATGCTCGTCTTGCAAACAATGGCCTTCCTATTGAGCTCCAAAAGCTTCGTTGCCGTGTTAATTATGAGGCATTAAAATTCACGCCACAGATTGAAGCTCTAGGTGACAAGCTTATCTCAATTCTACGGAGAAGGGGGTTCTTCGTTGTGCTTCATCTGCGATATGAGATGGATATGCTATCTTTTTCTGGTTGTACACATGGATGCTCTGATGAAGAAACTGAGGAACTCACAAGGATGAG ATATGCATATCCATGGTGGAAAGAGAAGGAAATAATATCCGAGCAGAAAAGGCTAGAAGGTTTGTGCCCTCTTACACCTGAGGAAatatcattggtcttacaagcgCTAGGCTTCACGAGGGACACCCAGATATACATTGCCTCTGGAGAGATCTATGGTGGCGAGAGAAGGCTGGCTGCTCTAAGGGCTGCATATCCTAAAATA GTAAGGAAGGAGATGCTTCTGAGTCCCGATGAATTGAGGCCTTTCCAGAATCACTCAACTAAGATGGCAGCATTAGATTATCTGGTTTCTGTTGCAGGTGATGTTTTTATTCCCAGTTATGATGGAAATATGGCAAAAGTTGTAGAGGGACACCGCAG GTTTAGCGGCTTCCGAAAGACCATTTTGTTGGATAAGAGAGAACTAGTAAAGCTTTTGGATCTCCTCAAAGATGGGAAACTATCGTGGAATCAGTTCTCTAGTGCTGTTCAAGAAGTACACAAGAACCGAATGGGCCAGCCAGCTATAAGGAAGGTCATTCCTGAATGGCCAAAGGAGGAGGACTATTTTTATGCCAATCCTCAAGAATGCCTTGCCCCTCTTAAGGAGTCCAGGCACTGA
- the LOC103702197 gene encoding rhamnogalacturonan I rhamnosyltransferase 1-like isoform X2, producing the protein MVDDARARKPLLPPRASAGGSGGGGRRMMRKWALKLGTSILLWTVIMQLTSSLHPRLTKSWPAGCFDHRGRRNATNSVLDLGRSPPSPPAIVPRRVYKSNGYLLVSCNGGLNQMRAAICDMVTVARYLNLTLVVPELDKTSFWADPSDFRDIFNVNHFINSLRDEVKIIRKLPDKFSRKISDKSGRKFRRQIFSMPPVSWSSEKYYLRQILPIVRRHKVIHFDKTDARLANNGLPIELQKLRCRVNYEALKFTPQIEALGDKLISILRRRGFFVVLHLRYEMDMLSFSGCTHGCSDEETEELTRMRYAYPWWKEKEIISEQKRLEGLCPLTPEEISLVLQALGFTRDTQIYIASGEIYGGERRLAALRAAYPKIVRKEMLLSPDELRPFQNHSTKMAALDYLVSVAGLAASERPFCWIREN; encoded by the exons ATGGTGGACGACGCGAGGGCGAGGAAGCCCCTGCTGCCGCCCAGGGCCTCCGccggcggcagcggcggcggagggaggcGGATGATGAGGAAGTGGGCGCTGAAGTTGGGGACGAGCATCCTGTTATGGACGGTGATCATGCAGCTGACGTCGTCGTTGCATCCCCGCCTCACCAAATCCTGGCCCGCCGGCTGCTTCGACCACCGCGGCCGCCGCAACGCCACCAACTCCGTCCTCGACCTCGGCCGCTCCCCGCCGTCGCCGCCGGCGATCGTCCCCCGAA GGGTTTACAAAAGCAATGGCTATCTTCTGGTGTCATGCAATGGTGGCTTGAATCAAATGCGAGCTGCG ATCTGCGATATGGTCACTGTTGCGCGCTATCTGAATCTAACCTTGGTAGTTCCTGAACTTGATAAAACATCTTTCTGGGCTGATCCTAG TGACTTTAGGGATATATTTAATGTTAATCATTTCATTAATTCCTTGAGAGatgaagtaaagatcatcagaAAACTTCCAGACAAGTTCAGTAGAAAAATTTCAGATAAGTCTGGTAGAAAATTTCGCAGGCAAATATTCTCTATGCCTCCGGTCAGCTGGTCTAGTGAGAAATACTACTTGAGGCAG ATCTTGCCTATTGTAAGGAGGCACAAGGTGATCCATTTTGATAAAACGGATGCTCGTCTTGCAAACAATGGCCTTCCTATTGAGCTCCAAAAGCTTCGTTGCCGTGTTAATTATGAGGCATTAAAATTCACGCCACAGATTGAAGCTCTAGGTGACAAGCTTATCTCAATTCTACGGAGAAGGGGGTTCTTCGTTGTGCTTCATCTGCGATATGAGATGGATATGCTATCTTTTTCTGGTTGTACACATGGATGCTCTGATGAAGAAACTGAGGAACTCACAAGGATGAG ATATGCATATCCATGGTGGAAAGAGAAGGAAATAATATCCGAGCAGAAAAGGCTAGAAGGTTTGTGCCCTCTTACACCTGAGGAAatatcattggtcttacaagcgCTAGGCTTCACGAGGGACACCCAGATATACATTGCCTCTGGAGAGATCTATGGTGGCGAGAGAAGGCTGGCTGCTCTAAGGGCTGCATATCCTAAAATA GTAAGGAAGGAGATGCTTCTGAGTCCCGATGAATTGAGGCCTTTCCAGAATCACTCAACTAAGATGGCAGCATTAGATTATCTGGTTTCTGTTGCAG GTTTAGCGGCTTCCGAAAGACCATTTTGTTGGATAAGAGAGAACTAG
- the LOC103702196 gene encoding protein NEN4 has product MGEIAFFDVETTTPDGAGRKFCLLEFGAILVCPRKLVEVDSYCTLIRPGDLSMVPPKRLSGITREAVAAAPMFEEVADQIFEILNGRVWAGHNIQRFDCPRIREAFAEIGRPAPEPIGVIDSLAVLNRGFGRRAGDLKMATLASYFGLGQQKHRSLDDVRLNLEVLKHCATVLLLESSLPQILPNRSTGSLEMVTRSRANGRSCGEEASRKSPPTSLGNHRAVPYKKDKLGKVMERAKDALHGAQGTRPLKTLLKHSRLLLR; this is encoded by the exons ATGGGTGAGATCGCGTTCTTCGACGTGGAGACGACGACGCCGGACGGAGCTGGCCGGAAGTTCTGTCTGTTGGAGTTTGGAGCCATACTGGTGTGCCCTCGGAAGCTTGTGGAGGTGGATAGCTACTGCACCCTCATCAGACCGGGGGACTTGTCGATGGTGCCACCAAAAAGGCTCAGTGGCATCACCCGAGAGGCTGTCGCCGCCGCTCCGATGTTTGAAGAGGTCGCCGACCAGATCTTTGAGATCTTGAATG GGAGAGTGTGGGCTGGACATAATATTCAAAGGTTTGATTGTCCTAGGATCAGGGAAGCGTTTGCGGAGATCGGCCGGCCAGCTCCGGAGCCTATTGGAGTGATCGACTCTTTAGCTGTCTTGAATCGTGGATTTGGGAGGCGAGCAGGTGATCTCAAG ATGGCAACCTTGGCTTCGTACTTCGGGCTGGGTCAGCAAAAACACAG AAGTCTTGATGATGTTCGTTTGAACCTAGAGGTCCTTAAGCACTGTGCCACTGTATTGCTCTTG GAATCCAGCCTCCCACAAATATTGCCCAACAGAAGTACGGGGAGTCTAGAGATGGTAACTAGGAGCAGAGCTAATGGGAGGTCTTGTGGGGAAGAGGCCAGCAGGAAATCTCCTCCCACATCTCTTGGAAACCATAGAGCAGTTCCATACAAAAAGGATAAGCTTGGAAAG GTGATGGAGAGAGCGAAGGACGCGTTGCATGGCGCTCAAGGGACAAGGCCTCTGAAAACTCTACTCAAACATTCGCGCTTGCTGTTGAGATGA
- the LOC108511123 gene encoding transmembrane emp24 domain-containing protein p24delta9-like, translated as MDSIQFLPPFLLILLNFSLLPATPLALVFHIPSGRIKCLTEDLAAGALSVAQFRVADDPPSAHKISASVSAPNGEIVHHSESVESGQFAFEAGIAGRYTACFWSPKFRLDAAVSLDFEWKTGVFAKVWTSVAKKEKIDVMELELKKLELIIDSIHEEMIYLRQREAETQRLNQSITSGMGLLSLLSLIVCLGVAGLQLWHLKTYFEREKIL; from the exons ATGGACTCGATCCAATTCCTTCCTCCATTCCTCCTAATACTACTAaatttctctctcctccctGCGACTCCCCTCGCCCTCGTCTTCCACATCCCCTCCGGCCGCATCAAATGCCTCACCGAGGACCTCGCCGCCGGCGCCCTCTCCGTCGCCCAATTCCGCGTGGCTGATGACCCCCCCTCCGCCCACAAGATCTCCGCCAGC GTGAGTGCTCCCAATGGAGAGATCGTCCACCACTCGGAGAGCGTGGAGTCGGGGCAGTTCGCCTTCGAGGCGGGGATCGCGGGGCGGTACACCGCCTGCTTCTGGTCTCCAAAATTCCGGCTCGATGCCGCCGTCTCGCTGGATTTCGAGTGGAAAACTGGGGTCTTCGCCAAGGTCTGGACCTCTGTCGCGAAGAAGGAGAAGATCGAT GTGATGGAGCTGGAGTTGAAGAAGTTGGAGTTAATTATCGACTCGATACATGAAGAGATGATATATTTGCGTCAGAG GgaggcagaaacacagagattAAATCAAAGCATAACCTCAGGAATGGGTTTGTTGAGCCTGTTATCCCTTATTGTTTGCTTGGGAGTTGCTGGTCTTCAGCTATGGCATTTGAAGACTTACTTTGAAAGAGAAAAAATTTTGTGA
- the LOC103702194 gene encoding probable apyrase 2, translating to MKQRAAALRQEPLADKIHRYRGAILVVSIPLLLVSFVFFLMPRSPATPLLSAGRKTVPGGGGAAADAGSKSYAVIFDAGSSGSRVHVYCFDEKLDLLHIGEEIELFIQIKPGLSAFAKDPQEAANSLIPLLDKAESVVPADLREKTPVRVGATAGLRALGAETSEKILQAVRDLLKGKSSLKFQDDWVSVLDGAQEGAFQWVTINYLLGNLGKTYSDTVGVVDLGGGSVQMAYAISEEDAAKAPKVTDGEDTYVKQLFLKGTKYYLYVHSYLHYGLLAGRAEILKAGDDYSTCILNGYRGKYKYGDEVYKALAAHSGASLSKCRSDAIKALKVDGRVCTHMKCTFGGVWNGGGGAGQKNLFVASFFFDRAAEAGFIDPKVPVAKVRPSDFEEAAKRACKLNVDDAKTTYSHVSVENLPFLCMDLVYQYTLLVDGFALDPHQEITLVKQVPYGDAFVEAAWPLGSAIEAASAV from the exons ATGAAGCAGCGGGCCGCCGCGCTCCGGCAGGAGCCCCTAGCCGACAAGATCCACCGCTACCGCGGCGCCATCCTCGTTGTCTCCATCCCCCTCCTTCTCGTCTCCTTCGTTTTCTTCCTCATGCCCCGCTCCCCCGCTACCCCCCTCCTCTCCGCCGGCCGCAAGACCGtccccggcggcggcggcgctgcGGCGGACGCGGGATCCAAGAGCTACGCGGTCATCTTCGATGCCGGGAGTTCCGGGAGTAGGGTTCATGTCTACTGCTTCGATGAGAAGTTAGATCTGCTTCACATCGGGGAGGAGATCGAGCTCTTCATACAG ATAAAACCAGGCTTGAGCGCCTTTGCTAAAGATCCACAGGAAGCTGCAAATTCACTAATTCCTCTTCTGGATAAAGCTGAAAGTGTAGTTCCTGCTGACTTGCGAGAGAAAACACCTGTCAGAGTTGGG GCGACTGCAGGGCTGAGAGCTTTGGGAGCTGAAACATCTGAAAAAATTTTGCAAGCG GTTAGGGATCTTCTTAAAGGCAAGAGCTCACTTAAATTCCAGGACGATTGGGTGTCTGTTCTTGATGGAGCTCAAGAAGGCGCTTTTCAGTGG GTTACTATAAATTATCTGTTAGGGAATTTGGGAAAGACATACTCAGAcactgttggagtggttgattTGGGAGGAGGGTCTGTTCAAATGGCTTATGCTATCTCTGAAGAGGATGCTGCAAAAGCCCCAAAAGTTACAGATGGAGAGGACACGTATGTGAAGCAGTTGTTTCTTAAAGGAACCAAATATTACCTATATGTTCACAG TTACTTGCATTATGGTCTATTGGCTGGTCGAGCAGAGATTTTGAAGGCTGGAGACGATTACAGTACTTGCATTTTGAATGGTTATCGCG GGAAATACAAATATGGGGACGAGGTATACAAAGCATTAGCTGCACATTCTGGAGCTAGCCTTTCTAAGTGCAGGAGTGATGCTATTAAAGCTCTCAAAGTTGATGGACGAGTATGTACACACATGAAGTGTACATTTGGTGGTGTATGGAATGGTGGAGGTGGAGCTGGGCAGAAAAATCTATTTGTGGCATCCTTTTTCTTTGATAGGGCTGCTGAG GCTGGTTTTATAGATCCCAAGGTGCCAGTAGCAAAGGTTAGACCTTCAGATTTTGAGGAGGCTGCGAAGCGTGCTTGCAAGTTGAATGTTGACGATGCCAAGACTACCTATTCTCACGTTTCTGTGGAGAACCTTCCCTTTTTGTGCATGGATCTTGTTTACCAATACACCTTACTCGTGGATGGGTTTG CGCTGGATCCACATCAAGAGATCACACTGGTGAAGCAGGTGCCGTATGGGGATGCCTTCGTCGAGGCAGCATGGCCGCTGGGTAGTGCGATTGAAGCTGCATCAGCAGTGTAA